The DNA window GCACACGATTGAAAGCAGCATATGTTTAGACAACGATGGCGACTCAAAAACTACTTCCGGCATGAGAcaatccatttctttttgctcaagAATGGAGCTCTCTTTCATCTAATCAGGACGCCACGTATTAGAATACGTAAAATCAGATTTTTGTACAAACAAATCCTTGCGGCCTTCACAGTAATGAGCTCGTCAAGTTCCTGCTTGTGGTTTCAAAATCTTCCTATGTTTCTCAGTCACATCTCGTGTCCTTACGATACTGTCAGTTATATGTAAATTTGACATATGTTTCCAAGGTTGTCTTACATCGccatcaaaaataaacaaatgacaGCAGATCCGTGCGGTTCTTCCGTACAGGTATTATCGGGCCTCCCCGTCAATGCCTGTCCGGAAGAAGAGCAGTCCAGCAAAGTGACCTAATTACAACCCAGGGTTCGGCTGCTGTCTCACAGTATGAGGATTTTTGAATCATTCCCAGCACATTTGGAGACATTATCCATGACTCCGCTAAATGGTGTGGTTTCCTCACAAACTACAGAACAAGCGATGCCAGTCATGCTACACGACTCTTAAGCGAAGCATTCGATTGTGCATTTGCAAACAGCATTTTGTTATGTGCTGTTTCTATGATCTCGAAAGTAGTGGCATTACTAGGTTGATGGACATAAAAAAGACTCCATTGGTGATCATCTAATCTTCGGGAATTCGTGTCTTCCACTAGGCACTCGTCTCCTTGAGACACCGCGGTCTGGTGATGGGTGTGCAGCAAGTTAATGCGCAGCCAAGACGCACAGGAGAAATAGATTCCTAAATTATGTGATTCCCGAATAGAATTCGCAGATAACGTCGCAAATTCAGCTTTAAGTTTCTTTTCGATAAATTTAACTCGGATTAAAATGTTCTTGGTCTCCGTTCTAGGCCATACCTGCTAGGTCTTAATTGCTTTTCTTTAATATAAATTCTTCTACTCTGGAGTAAGCTTTGAGAACAGTGAACTCCTTATTCATTCCAATCTGATCAATCTGCATTGATGAGAGAAGCCGACTTGATCGATCTGAACGAGTTGTTTGCAAATGCATGCTGAAAATCCCACTCTTTTCATCACTACATTGTGCAAAATCAAAGCGTCTACGAAACTCAGtgcttttctggaaaataacaCCTCGACATCACCGATAAAGTGTATCGGTGATGTCCAGGTAGAATTCCACCATCTCCTAGAAATACTCGAGGTTCAAGTTGTTCTCACTACCAAGCCTTCTGCTGTCGCTGATCAGCTGAGAGCTGTATGAAATTTCTAGTAATTTTATACATTCGCCTCGTTTAGTCTCAACTAGCGTCCAACAAAAACACATTCCAGTTAGATATTATAATGTtagtaaaaatttgttttaaagCTGCATTATTAATCTGGCACTGGGATGAGAAAGCGGAAAAATATTATAGGGTCACCCAGGACCAATCGTCCAGCTAATTCAACATTTCAGCCATAGTTGATGGAGGAGAAATTTTAGTAAATGCATAAGAGCGAAATTCGCTGATTCGGCCTAGATAGGAATgggaaaaaactttcaaatatttagaCTTTTGTACGTAGTGTGTCCTTTTCCTAACCTCATCGCGCCTCCGCACGACTTGAATCGATAAATAGGGGCCCGTTGCCGGCACTGGGGTTTCTGTGctgatttctttatttctttttttttgccatttcttcatcttttaactGTAATCGAATTGAATGTTCGTGAGCCATGTGCAAAAGAATATCTTCTGCTTCCTCATGGTATCAGTCGGTTCTCGAAGATTTGAAGCTAGATACCGTCGTGTGGCTAGAATTGGCGCAGTTGGCATCATCAGGTGGGATCATTGTTAGCTTCACTCGTAGTGCAGCAATGAGTGATGTTTGGCGATGGTCCTGACCTATCTCGATCGTTGCTCCCCTCCTTCACCTACTTCCGCTCCGTAACCGCCTTCCTAACTGCACTGAATTTCAGGACGTGCTGCCATTATTCTGAACATTTTACTTACTTAgcttacttagatggcccgtcttcactggacgtgcggcccccagcatctcttccactcgtttcgttccctcgccattgtcatccaagatgttctcaagatTCGTGAATGACGTTGACGAgatccttgagccgtatccagctgagctctcagctggtccatctgTGTAGcaaacacgtcaccccatctcgttggcggtctccctcgggggcgtttagcgtcccttgggatctactctagcgttcttttagtccatctatcgtcgattcttctcatgaagtgaccggcccatctatgttttgctttcgatacatattccgctgggtcgcgaaaaCGGGACATTCCtattaagtcggagctacgaagaccggcaaggtgttgtgtgcgccggttaaatttcaggagacatctctcaagggctctgtgggtagtaagtagcatcctagacgtggccgcggtgtctgcctacgtctccgctgcgtaacagagcgctggaagaactgtcgagtcgagcAGATGGGCAAGAAGAttttggtccgtcagttggtccgtagcttccatgacggctgcgaatgctgcccatgctgctctcattcttctattcagttcctcCTTCGAGTCGTtctccatgttcatagaacgtccgaggtatacgtatgacgaaatttccacgatttgggagccttcacgttgtactcctccgtcctcgcagtaggcgttcttcatgaactgtgccttctttctctttattcgtagtccagttttcttccctgcttcgttcaattcattGAGCatcatttctgcttcattggtactgctcgaaaagagaacgatgtcgtccgcgaaacgaaggtttgaaagaaatcttccatcaacacgtatgcccctttctttccaggatagtgatttcattatccattgcaatgcagccgtgagcagcttcggcgatatagtatcgccttgtcgtactccctttccaatgggtatggtgagaagactgtggaaaagctgtatcctagtcgtgcatcgatcgcaattggctaatgtcctcacatacgacgcgtccacaccttggtcgaccagcgctgacagtattgcattcgtttctacgctgtcaaaagcattctcatagtcgacgaaggttagaacaaggggcaggcggtattcgcggcaaacctctatgaccctcgacacagTCCGGATGTGAtgcaagcagctgaacccctggcggaatccagcttgttcttgaggctgggcttcatccagcgtcctagatatgcgcgtgaggatgatcttggtgaatactttgtataacacgctcagcaagcatatcggacggtagtccgaaggtcctctcggtcacctttcttatggatgagaacggttcgcgaggtcttccactggcctgggatcctttctttctgaaggtaggatgtcatgtgcgctgctaagattacatgaagcggatggccaccagccccaagaaagtctgctgatataaaatcaggtccgggggctgtgccaggtttcatgctcttgatagcgactcgaacttccgaagggagaatccgtggcggagcttcgccagtggggatgattgggcttgacacaggagttgatgaacggaaaaggttcgagtagaacctctccgtaatgatttccatctcacgacgagaagacgtgcgagtcccgtctttgcgcagcaaggttgctagcggaatattatattcgcgcagatccctgcggcacttctttagactcgttcttctttgtgctgcttccagaatcttcttctgcctgcacttcaaaagatcctcctgcaacgcttttctgcagctagtgtttgttACTAACCGCTctatgtgcgatgcattcggatcaagcctcaaagcccttcttctttccaacaattccttggtggtcttcaaaactcgatccaagtttgtcgtgcgcggcttcgaggcacgttcagcacaagCTCGTAAtactctgagcagcatctcgtagtccacatTTGGGTcttcctcgatgtgccagtcaccttgggacaagaagtcctcgagtacgcaatcgtcgtagacgacttatTTTCCTTCGTtaccgatagcagatgttcttttccatcgtgtggctaagtcgtattttcgcacgaagaagatggtgatcagaaccactacaaaacgatggtactactgagacgtcaagtagacaccacctctggttggtgagtatgtgatCGATCTcggcacgagtcgcgccattgggcgattcccttttccaccgacgatgatcttttttcatgaaaagagagttacCATGAAAGAgacgagcggcggacaacagcccggcgagacgattgccattttcattccggtcccctagtccaaatcttccaatcctgtattcctcttctgtggcctttccttgttttgcgttgaagtctccgacaacgaatttgtagaagaacttctcgttgcggaccacttcttccagctcctcgtaaaacgcgtccaattcgaaTTCATCAGCtactgatgttggtgagtagcagttgatagtga is part of the Necator americanus strain Aroian chromosome V, whole genome shotgun sequence genome and encodes:
- a CDS encoding hypothetical protein (NECATOR_CHRV.G18175.T1) produces the protein MNDGTLVIRGEKVPSRNVGGVGFVVHPSVVHLVDSHEILSPRLSFLRLRPLRQKSITINCYSPTSVADEFELDAFYEELEEVVRNEKFFYKFVVGDFNAKQGKATEEEYRIGRFGLGDRNENGNRLAGLLSAARLFHVVLITIFFVRKYDLATRWKRTSAIGDWHIEEDPNVDYEMLLRVLRACAERASKPRTTNLDRVLKTTKELLERRRALRLDPNASHIERLVTNTSCRKALQEDLLKCRQKKILEAAQRRTSLKKCRRDLREYNIPLATLLRKDGTRTSSRREMEIITERFYSNLFRSSTPVSSPIIPTGEAPPRILPSEVRVAIKSMKPGTAPGPDFISADFLGAGGHPLHVILAAHMTSYLQKERIPGQWKTSRTVLIHKKVFTKIILTRISRTLDEAQPQEQAGFRQGFSCLHHIRTVSRVIEVCREYRLPLVLTFVDYENAFDSVETNAILSALVDQGVDASYVRTLANCDRCTTRIQLFHSLLTIPIGKGVRQGDTISPKLLTAALQWIMKSLSWKERGIRVDGRFLSNLRFADDIVLFSSSTNEAEMMLNELNEAGKKTGLRIKRKKAQFMKNAYCEDGGVQREGSQIVEISSYVYLGRSMNMENDSKEELNRRMRAAWAAFAAVMEATDQLTDQNLLAHLLDSTVLPALCYAAETQNPEAIIIYKHFELIAMRYALNVIALAVTVMECSDQLPDCGKDLPSIAPALGKELRKTLSDGVQANMKEGSKPEYNCYLEYLGCKEGEKENETPTEEFLSELGKDTKVKTTHASLRDKLGQEYTEA
- a CDS encoding hypothetical protein (NECATOR_CHRV.G18175.T2), with protein sequence MSDVSNSFSAWETLPEDEPPPCIAVRRPVSPPRHYEATSDGIATGERRSNLRLLRTSLILDQGDTHTTRRGDCLRLCTYNARTVSTDADLHALLGAAERIKFHVIALQETKCRRSDVRQMNDGTLVIRGEKVPSRNVGGVGFVVHPSVVHLVDSHEILSPRLSFLRLRPLRQKSITINCYSPTSVADEFELDAFYEELEEVVRNEKFFYKFVVGDFNAKQGKATEEEYRIGRFGLGDRNENGNRLAGLLSAARLFHGDWHIEEDPNVDYEMLLRVLRACAERASKPRTTNLDRVLKTTKELLERRRALRLDPNASHIERQKKILEAAQRRTSLKKCRRDLREYNIPLATLLRKDGTRTSSRREMEIITERFYSNLFRSSTPVSSPIIPTGEAPPRILPSEVRVAIKSMKPGTAPGPDFISADFLGAGGHPLHVILAAHMTSYLQKERIPGQWKTSRTVLIHKKVFTKIILTRISRTLDEAQPQEQAGFRQGFSCLHHIRTVSRVIEVCREYRLPLVLTFVDYENAFDSVETNAILSALVDQGVDASYVRTLANCDRCTTRIQLFHSLLTIPIGKGVRQGDTISPKLLTAALQWIMKSLSWKERGIRVDGRFLSNLRFADDIVLFSSSTNEAEMMLNELNEAGKKTGLRIKRKKAQFMKNAYCEDGGVQREGSQIVEISSYVYLGRSMNMENDSKEELNRRMRAAWAAFAAVMEATDQLTDQNLLAHLLDSTVLPALCYAAETALERCLLKFNRRTQHLAGLRSSDLIGMSRFRDPAEYVSKAKHRWADGPAESSAGYGSRISSTSFTNLENILDDNGEGTKRVEEMLGAARPVKTGHLSKLKSCSMTGIACSVVCEETTPFSGVMDNVSKCAGNDSKILILQNPEAIIIYKHFELIAMRYALNVIALAVTVMECSDQLPDCGKDLPSIAPALGKELRKTLSDGVQANMKEGSKPEGEKENETPTEEFLSELGKDTKVKVSSSSKICPTLNDVLQTTHASLRDKLGQEYTEA
- a CDS encoding hypothetical protein (NECATOR_CHRV.G18175.T3) produces the protein MNDGTLVIRGEKVPSRNVGGVGFVVHPSVVHLVDSHEILSPRLSFLRLRPLRQKSITINCYSPTSVADEFELDAFYEELEEVVRNEKFFYKFVVGDFNAKQGKATEEEYRIGRFGLGDRNENGNRLAGLLSAARLFHGDWHIEEDPNVDYEMLLRVLRACAERASKPRTTNLDRVLKTTKELLERRRALRLDPNASHIERQKKILEAAQRRTSLKKCRRDLREYNIPLATLLRKDGTRTSSRREMEIITERFYSNLFRSSTPVSSPIIPTGEAPPRILPSEVRVAIKSMKPGTAPGPDFISADFLGAGGHPLHVILAAHMTSYLQKERIPGQWKTSRTVLIHKKVFTKIILTRISRTLDEAQPQEQAGFRQGFSCLHHIRTVSRVIEVCREYRLPLVLTFVDYENAFDSVETNAILSALVDQGVDASYVRTLANCDRCTTRIQLFHSLLTIPIGKGVRQGDTISPKLLTAALQWIMKSLSWKERGIRVDGRFLSNLRFADDIVLFSSSTNEAEMMLNELNEAGKKTGLRIKRKKAQFMKNAYCEDGGVQREGSQIVEISSYVYLGRSMNMENDSKEELNRRMRAAWAAFAAVMEATDQLTDQNLLAHLLDSTVLPALCYAAETALERCLLKFNRRTQHLAGLRSSDLIGMSRFRDPAEYVSKAKHRWADGPAESSAGYGSRISSTSFTNLENILDDNGEGTKRVEEMLGAARPVKTGHLSKLKSCSMTGIACSVVCEETTPFSGVMDNVSKCAGNDSKILILQNPEAIIIYKHFELIAMRYALNVIALAVTVMECSDQLPDCGKDLPSIAPALGKELRKTLSDGVQANMKEGSKPEGEKENETPTEEFLSELGKDTKVKVSSSSKICPTLNDVLQTTHASLRDKLGQEYTEA